The following proteins are co-located in the Escherichia fergusonii ATCC 35469 genome:
- the gcvA gene encoding glycine cleavage system transcriptional regulator GcvA: protein MSKRLPPLNALRVFDAAARHLSFTRAADELFVTQAAVSHQIKSLEDFLGLKLFRRRNRSLLLTEEGQSYYLDIKEIFSQLTEATRKLQARSAKGALTVSLLPSFAIQWLVPRLSSFNTAYPGIDVRIQAVDRQEDKLADDVDVAIFYGRGNWPGLRVEKLYAEYLLPVCSPLLLTGDKPLKTPEDLAKHTLLHDASRRDWQTYIRQLGLNHINVQQGPIFSHSAMVLQAAIHGQGVALANNVMAQSEIEAGRLVCPFNDVLVSKNAFYLVCHDSQAELGKIAAFRQWILEKAASEQEKFRFRYEQ from the coding sequence ATGTCAAAACGTTTACCACCCCTCAATGCTCTGCGTGTTTTTGATGCTGCAGCACGACATTTAAGCTTCACGCGAGCAGCTGATGAGCTTTTTGTGACGCAGGCCGCAGTAAGCCACCAAATCAAGTCTCTTGAGGATTTCCTGGGGTTAAAACTGTTCCGTCGCCGTAACCGTTCTCTACTTTTAACGGAAGAAGGACAAAGTTACTATCTCGATATCAAAGAGATATTTTCGCAGCTAACGGAAGCAACACGTAAACTTCAGGCGCGAAGTGCGAAAGGGGCGTTAACGGTCAGTTTATTACCCAGTTTCGCCATTCAATGGTTGGTTCCTCGTCTCTCCAGCTTTAATACAGCTTATCCGGGAATTGATGTCAGAATTCAGGCGGTGGACCGTCAGGAAGATAAACTGGCGGATGATGTTGATGTGGCAATTTTTTATGGCCGGGGCAACTGGCCAGGTTTACGTGTTGAAAAACTCTACGCAGAATATCTCCTTCCGGTATGTTCACCTCTGCTTTTGACCGGAGACAAGCCGTTAAAAACGCCTGAAGATCTCGCTAAACACACCTTATTGCATGATGCCTCTCGCCGTGACTGGCAAACTTACATTCGGCAGTTGGGGTTAAATCATATTAATGTGCAACAGGGGCCGATTTTCAGCCATAGTGCGATGGTGTTGCAGGCAGCGATTCACGGACAGGGCGTGGCACTGGCGAACAATGTTATGGCGCAGTCGGAGATTGAGGCCGGGCGACTTGTTTGCCCATTTAACGATGTTCTGGTCAGTAAGAACGCATTTTATCTGGTTTGTCATGACAGCCAGGCAGAACTCGGTAAAATAGCGGCTTTCCGCCAGTGGATTCTGGAAAAAGCGGCGAGTGAACAAGAGAAATTCCGCTTTCGTTACGAACAATAA
- a CDS encoding DUF423 domain-containing protein, producing the protein MTSRFMLIFAAISGFIFVALGAFGAHVLSKTLGVVEMGWIQTGLEYQAFHTLAILGLAVAMQRRISIWFYWSSVFLALGTVLFSGSLYCLALSHLRLWAYVTPVGGVSFLAGWVLMLIGAIRLKRKGVSHE; encoded by the coding sequence ATGACCAGCCGTTTTATGCTGATTTTTGCCGCCATCAGCGGTTTCATTTTTGTTGCTCTGGGGGCTTTTGGCGCTCATGTCCTGAGCAAAACCCTGGGTGTGGTTGAAATGGGTTGGATCCAGACCGGCCTTGAGTATCAGGCGTTTCATACTCTGGCGATCTTAGGTCTGGCGGTGGCGATGCAACGTCGGATAAGCATCTGGTTCTACTGGAGCAGTGTATTTCTGGCGTTAGGTACGGTGCTGTTTAGCGGCAGCCTTTATTGCCTGGCGCTCTCTCATTTGCGCCTGTGGGCGTATGTTACTCCTGTCGGTGGCGTTAGCTTTCTGGCAGGTTGGGTTCTCATGTTAATTGGCGCTATCCGTTTGAAGCGTAAGGGCGTAAGTCATGAATAA
- the rlmM gene encoding 23S rRNA (cytidine(2498)-2'-O)-methyltransferase RlmM, producing the protein MNKVVLLCRPGFEKECAAEITDKAGRQEIFGFARVKENAGYVIYECYQAEDGDKLIRELPFSSLIFARQWFVVGELLQHLPPEDRITPIVGMLQGVVEKGGELRVEVADTNESKELLKFCRKFTVPLRAALRDAGVLANYETPKRPVVHVFFIAPGCCYTGYSYSNNNSPFYMGIPRLKFPADAPSRSTLKLEEAFHVFIPADEWDERLANGMWAVDLGACPGGWTYQLVKRNMWVYSVDNGPMAQSLMDTGQVTWLREDGFKFRPTRNNISWMVCDMVEKPAKVAALMAQWLVNGWCRETIFNLKLPMKKRYEEVSHNLAYIQAQLDEHGINAQIQARQLYHDREEVTVHVRRIWAAVGGRRDER; encoded by the coding sequence ATGAATAAGGTTGTATTGTTGTGTCGCCCAGGCTTCGAAAAAGAGTGTGCCGCAGAAATCACGGACAAAGCAGGGCGACAAGAGATTTTCGGTTTTGCTCGTGTGAAAGAGAATGCGGGTTATGTCATTTATGAATGTTATCAAGCTGAAGATGGCGATAAATTAATTCGTGAATTGCCATTCAGCTCGTTGATCTTTGCCCGTCAGTGGTTTGTGGTGGGCGAGTTGCTTCAGCATTTACCACCAGAAGATCGCATTACCCCTATAGTCGGCATGTTGCAGGGTGTGGTGGAGAAAGGCGGTGAGTTGCGTGTTGAAGTTGCCGATACCAACGAAAGCAAAGAACTGCTCAAATTCTGTCGTAAATTCACGGTGCCATTACGTGCAGCATTGCGTGATGCAGGTGTCCTTGCGAACTATGAAACGCCGAAGCGTCCGGTGGTGCATGTGTTCTTTATTGCACCAGGTTGCTGCTATACCGGTTATTCTTACAGCAATAATAATTCACCGTTCTATATGGGCATTCCGCGTCTGAAGTTCCCGGCAGATGCACCAAGCCGTTCCACGCTCAAACTGGAAGAGGCATTTCATGTATTTATTCCGGCAGATGAGTGGGATGAACGTCTGGCAAACGGAATGTGGGCAGTGGATCTGGGGGCTTGCCCTGGCGGTTGGACTTACCAGTTAGTGAAGCGCAACATGTGGGTATATTCCGTTGATAACGGCCCGATGGCGCAAAGTTTGATGGATACCGGCCAGGTCACATGGCTACGGGAAGATGGTTTTAAATTCCGTCCGACGCGTAACAACATTTCCTGGATGGTGTGCGATATGGTTGAGAAACCTGCAAAAGTAGCTGCACTGATGGCGCAATGGCTGGTTAATGGCTGGTGCCGTGAAACCATCTTCAACCTTAAACTGCCAATGAAAAAACGCTACGAAGAAGTGTCACATAATCTGGCGTACATTCAGGCTCAGCTTGATGAACATGGCATTAATGCCCAGATTCAGGCGCGACAGTTGTATCACGATCGCGAAGAAGTGACGGTGCATGTCCGTCGTATATGGGCTGCTGTTGGTGGTCGTCGCGACGAACGCTAA
- the xni gene encoding flap endonuclease Xni: MAVHLLIVDALNLIRRIHAVQGSPCVETCQHALDQLIMHSQPTHVVAVFDDENRNSGWRHQRLPDYKAGRPPMPDELHNEMPTLRAAFEQRGVPCWSATGNEADDLAATLAVKVTQAGHQATIVSTDKGYCQLLSPTLRIRDYFQKRWLDAPFIDKEFGVQPQQLPDYWGLAGISSSKVPGVAGIGPKSATQLLVEFQSLEGIYENLDAVAEKWRKKLEMHKEMAFLCRDIARLQTDVHIDGNLQQLRLKR, translated from the coding sequence GTGGCTGTTCATTTGCTTATTGTCGATGCACTGAATCTTATCCGTCGCATTCATGCCGTGCAGGGTTCACCCTGCGTGGAGACCTGCCAGCATGCCCTTGATCAGCTTATTATGCATAGTCAGCCGACTCACGTGGTTGCCGTTTTTGATGATGAAAACCGTAACAGTGGCTGGCGTCATCAGCGCCTGCCAGACTATAAAGCGGGTCGACCGCCGATGCCGGATGAGTTGCACAACGAAATGCCCACGTTACGTGCCGCCTTTGAACAACGAGGCGTACCGTGTTGGTCTGCCACTGGCAACGAAGCTGACGACCTGGCTGCCACATTGGCAGTAAAAGTCACTCAAGCCGGGCATCAGGCGACCATAGTTTCAACTGATAAAGGCTACTGCCAACTGCTTTCACCGACTCTGCGTATTCGTGATTATTTTCAAAAACGCTGGTTGGATGCGCCGTTTATCGATAAAGAATTTGGCGTTCAACCGCAACAGTTACCCGATTATTGGGGGCTGGCGGGGATCAGCAGCTCAAAAGTGCCAGGCGTTGCGGGGATCGGGCCAAAAAGCGCCACGCAATTGCTGGTCGAGTTTCAAAGTCTGGAAGGGATATATGAGAATCTCGACGCGGTAGCCGAAAAGTGGCGCAAAAAATTAGAAATGCATAAAGAGATGGCGTTTCTGTGCCGCGATATCGCCCGTTTACAAACTGATGTGCATATTGATGGCAATTTACAACAGCTAAGACTTAAACGCTGA
- the sdaB gene encoding L-serine ammonia-lyase II gives MISVFDIFKIGIGPSSSHTVGPMKAGKQFTDDLIARNLLKDVTRVVVDVYGSLSLTGKGHHTDIAIIMGLAGNLPDTVDIDSIPGFIQDVNTHGRLMLANGQHEVEFPVDQCMNFHADNLSLHENGMRITALAGDKVVYSQTYYSIGGGFIVDEEHFGQQDSAPVEVPYPYSSAADLQKHCQETGLSLSGLMMKNELALHSKEELEQHLANVWEVMRGGIERGISTEGVLPGKLRVPRRAAALRRMLVSQDKTTTDPMAVVDWINMFALAVNEENAAGGRVVTAPTNGACGIIPAVLAYYDKFIREVNANSLARYLLVASAIGSLYKMNASISGAEVGCQGEVGVACSMAAAGLAELLGASPAQVCIAAEIAMEHNLGLTCDPVAGQVQVPCIERNAIAAVKAVNAARMALRRTSEPRVCLDKVIETMYETGKDMNAKYRETSRGGLAMKIVACD, from the coding sequence ATGATTAGCGTATTCGATATTTTCAAAATCGGCATTGGCCCTTCCAGTTCTCATACCGTTGGACCAATGAAAGCGGGTAAACAATTTACCGACGATCTGATTGCCCGTAACCTGCTTAAAGACGTGACCCGCGTGGTGGTTGACGTGTACGGCTCGCTCTCTCTGACCGGTAAAGGCCACCACACTGATATCGCCATTATTATGGGCCTGGCGGGTAACCTGCCGGATACCGTGGATATCGATTCCATCCCTGGTTTTATTCAGGATGTGAATACTCATGGTCGCCTGATGCTGGCAAACGGTCAGCACGAAGTGGAGTTCCCGGTTGATCAGTGCATGAACTTCCATGCCGACAACCTTTCTCTACATGAAAACGGTATGCGCATTACCGCGCTGGCGGGCGATAAAGTCGTTTACAGCCAGACTTACTACTCTATCGGCGGTGGTTTTATCGTTGATGAAGAACATTTTGGCCAGCAGGATAGCGCACCGGTTGAAGTTCCTTATCCGTACAGTTCAGCAGCCGATCTGCAAAAACATTGTCAGGAAACCGGGCTGTCACTCTCTGGCCTGATGATGAAAAACGAGCTGGCGCTGCACAGCAAAGAAGAGCTGGAACAGCACCTGGCGAATGTCTGGGAAGTCATGCGTGGCGGTATTGAGCGCGGTATTTCCACCGAAGGCGTGTTGCCTGGCAAACTGCGCGTTCCACGCCGTGCTGCGGCACTACGCCGGATGCTGGTCAGCCAGGATAAAACCACCACTGACCCGATGGCGGTTGTTGATTGGATCAACATGTTCGCACTGGCAGTGAATGAAGAGAACGCTGCGGGCGGTCGCGTGGTGACTGCGCCGACTAACGGTGCGTGCGGGATTATCCCGGCCGTGCTGGCGTACTACGACAAGTTTATCCGCGAAGTGAACGCTAACTCACTGGCTCGTTACCTGCTGGTTGCCAGCGCCATTGGCTCTCTTTATAAAATGAACGCCTCGATTTCTGGTGCAGAAGTGGGTTGCCAGGGTGAAGTTGGCGTGGCGTGCTCTATGGCGGCTGCTGGTCTGGCAGAACTGTTAGGCGCAAGCCCGGCGCAGGTGTGCATCGCGGCGGAAATCGCCATGGAGCATAACCTCGGTCTGACGTGTGACCCGGTCGCCGGACAGGTCCAGGTGCCATGCATCGAGCGTAACGCCATTGCGGCAGTGAAAGCGGTGAATGCTGCACGTATGGCGCTGCGCCGTACCAGCGAGCCGCGCGTCTGCCTCGATAAAGTTATCGAGACCATGTACGAAACAGGGAAAGACATGAATGCCAAGTACCGCGAAACCTCTCGTGGTGGCCTGGCAATGAAGATCGTTGCCTGCGATTAA
- the sdaC gene encoding HAAAP family serine/threonine permease SdaC, with translation METTQTSTIVSKDSRSAWRKTDTMWMLGLYGTAIGAGVLFLPINAGVGGMIPLIIMAILAFPMTFFAHRGLTRFVLSGKNPGEDITEVVEEHFGIGAGKLITLLYFFAIYPILLVYSVAITNTVESFMTHQLSMTPPPRAILSLILIVGMMTIVRFGEQMIVKAMSILVFPFVGVLMLLALYLIPQWNGAALETLSLDTASATGNGLWMTLWLAIPVMVFSFNHSPIISSFAVAKREEYGDMAEKKCSKILAFAHIMMVLTVMFFVFSCVLSLSPADLAAAKEQNISILSYLANHFNAPIIAWMAPIIAIIAITKSFLGHYLGAREGFNGMVIKSLRGKGKSIEINKLNRITALFMLVTTWIVATLNPSILGMIETLGGPIIAMILFLMPMYAIQKVPAMRKYSGHISNVFVVVMGLIAISAIFYSLFS, from the coding sequence ATGGAAACGACTCAAACCAGCACGATTGTGTCGAAAGACTCACGTAGTGCATGGCGCAAAACTGACACCATGTGGATGCTGGGCCTGTACGGCACAGCGATCGGTGCTGGTGTACTATTCCTGCCAATCAACGCCGGTGTTGGCGGTATGATCCCGCTGATCATCATGGCTATTCTCGCGTTCCCGATGACGTTTTTCGCGCACCGTGGCCTGACCCGCTTCGTGCTGTCTGGTAAAAACCCAGGCGAAGACATCACCGAGGTGGTAGAAGAACACTTTGGTATTGGCGCTGGTAAACTAATTACTCTGCTGTACTTCTTTGCTATCTACCCGATCCTGCTGGTTTACAGTGTGGCAATCACCAACACTGTCGAAAGCTTCATGACCCACCAGCTGAGCATGACGCCGCCGCCGCGTGCGATTCTGTCGCTGATCCTGATCGTGGGTATGATGACCATCGTTCGCTTCGGTGAGCAGATGATCGTTAAGGCGATGAGTATTCTGGTATTCCCGTTTGTTGGCGTCCTGATGCTGCTGGCTCTGTACCTGATCCCGCAGTGGAACGGCGCAGCACTGGAAACTCTGTCTCTGGACACTGCATCTGCAACCGGAAACGGTCTGTGGATGACCCTGTGGCTGGCGATTCCGGTAATGGTGTTCTCGTTCAACCACTCTCCGATCATCTCTTCTTTCGCCGTTGCGAAGCGTGAAGAGTACGGCGATATGGCAGAAAAGAAATGCTCGAAGATCCTGGCATTCGCACACATCATGATGGTGCTGACTGTAATGTTCTTCGTTTTCAGCTGCGTACTGAGCCTGTCTCCGGCAGACCTGGCTGCGGCTAAAGAGCAGAACATCTCGATTCTGTCTTACCTGGCTAACCACTTTAACGCACCGATCATCGCGTGGATGGCTCCGATTATCGCGATTATCGCTATCACCAAATCCTTCCTCGGCCACTACCTGGGCGCACGTGAAGGCTTCAACGGTATGGTGATTAAATCTCTGCGTGGTAAAGGTAAGTCTATCGAAATCAACAAGCTGAACCGTATCACTGCGCTGTTCATGCTGGTAACGACCTGGATTGTTGCCACCCTGAACCCGAGCATCCTGGGTATGATTGAAACCCTGGGCGGCCCAATCATCGCGATGATCCTGTTCCTGATGCCGATGTACGCAATCCAGAAAGTACCGGCAATGCGTAAGTACAGCGGTCACATCAGCAACGTATTCGTTGTCGTGATGGGTCTGATTGCAATCTCCGCAATCTTCTACTCTCTGTTCAGCTAA
- the ppnN gene encoding nucleotide 5'-monophosphate nucleosidase PpnN, which translates to MITHISPLGSMDMLSQLEVDMLKRTASSDLYQLFRNCSLAVLNSGSLTDNSKELLSRFENFDINVLRRERGVKLELINPPEDAFVDGRIIRSLQANLFAVLRDILFVYGQIHNTVRFPNLNLDNSVHITNLVFSILRNARALHVGEAPNMVVCWGGHSINETEYLYARRVGNQLGLRELNICTGCGPGAMEAPMKGAAVGHAQQRYKDSRFIGMTEPSIIAAEPPNPLVNELIIMPDIEKRLEAFVRIAHGIIIFPGGVGTAEELLYLLGILMNPANKDQVLPLILTGPKESADYFRVLDEFVVHTLGESARRHYRIIIDDAAEVARQMKKSMPLVKENRRDTGDAYSFNWSMRITPDLQMPFEPTHENMANLKLYPDQPVEVLAADLRRAFSGIVAGNVKEVGIRAIEEFGPYKINGDKEIMRRMDDLLQGFVAQHRMKLPGSAYIPCYEIRT; encoded by the coding sequence TTGATTACACATATTAGCCCGCTTGGCTCCATGGATATGTTGTCGCAGCTGGAAGTGGATATGCTTAAACGCACCGCCAGCAGCGACCTCTATCAACTGTTTCGTAACTGTTCTCTCGCCGTACTCAACTCCGGCAGTTTAACTGACAACAGTAAAGAGCTGCTGTCTCGTTTTGAAAACTTCGATATAAACGTTCTTCGCCGTGAACGCGGCGTAAAACTGGAACTGATTAATCCACCGGAAGATGCTTTCGTTGATGGCCGGATTATCCGCTCACTACAGGCCAACCTGTTTGCGGTGCTGCGCGATATACTGTTTGTCTATGGGCAAATCCATAACACTGTCCGCTTTCCGAACCTGAATCTCGATAATTCTGTTCATATCACCAACCTCGTGTTTTCTATATTGCGTAACGCCCGTGCGCTGCACGTGGGTGAAGCGCCAAATATGGTGGTGTGCTGGGGTGGTCACTCAATTAATGAAACTGAATATCTGTATGCGCGTCGCGTCGGCAATCAACTTGGTCTGCGTGAGCTGAATATCTGTACCGGCTGTGGTCCGGGAGCGATGGAAGCGCCAATGAAAGGCGCGGCAGTGGGTCATGCCCAGCAGCGTTACAAAGACAGCCGTTTTATTGGTATGACAGAGCCATCGATCATTGCTGCAGAACCACCTAACCCGCTAGTCAACGAATTGATCATCATGCCGGATATCGAAAAACGGCTGGAAGCGTTTGTCCGTATCGCCCACGGCATCATCATCTTCCCTGGTGGTGTAGGTACGGCGGAGGAGCTGCTGTATCTGCTGGGGATTTTGATGAATCCGGCCAACAAAGATCAGGTTTTACCGCTGATCCTCACCGGGCCGAAAGAGAGCGCCGATTACTTCCGCGTACTGGATGAATTTGTTGTCCATACGCTGGGGGAAAGTGCGCGCCGCCATTATCGCATTATCATTGATGATGCCGCCGAAGTTGCCCGGCAGATGAAAAAATCGATGCCGCTGGTGAAAGAAAATCGCCGTGATACAGGCGATGCCTACAGCTTTAACTGGTCTATGCGCATCACACCAGATCTGCAAATGCCGTTTGAGCCGACTCACGAGAATATGGCTAATCTGAAGCTTTATCCCGATCAACCTGTCGAAGTGCTGGCTGCCGATCTACGTCGTGCATTCTCCGGTATTGTGGCGGGTAACGTGAAAGAAGTTGGCATCCGCGCTATTGAAGAGTTCGGTCCTTATAAAATCAACGGCGATAAGGAAATTATGCGTCGTATGGATGATCTGCTGCAGGGCTTTGTTGCCCAACATCGTATGAAGTTACCCGGTTCTGCTTATATTCCCTGTTACGAAATCCGCACTTAA
- the queF gene encoding NADPH-dependent 7-cyano-7-deazaguanine reductase QueF (Catalyzes the NADPH-dependent reduction of 7-cyano-7-deazaguanine (preQ0) to 7-aminomethyl-7-deazaguanine (preQ1) in queuosine biosynthesis) encodes MSSYENHQALHSLTLGKSTDYRDTYDASLLQGVPRSLNRDPLGLTADNLPFHGADIWTLYELSWLNAKGLPQVAVGHVELDYTSVNLIESKSFKLYLNSFNQTRFDSWEDVRQTLERDLRACAQGEVSVALYQLDELEGQPIAHLHGTCIDNQDIEIDHYDFNADYLQNATSGEKVVEETLVSHLLKSNCLITHQPDWGSIQIQYRGRKIDREKLLRYLVSFRHHNEFHEQCVERIFSDILRLCQPEELSVYARYTRRGGLDINPWRSNCNFQPSTGRLVRQ; translated from the coding sequence ATGTCTTCTTATGAAAACCATCAGGCGCTTCACAGCCTGACTCTCGGGAAATCAACTGATTACCGGGATACTTATGACGCCAGCCTGTTGCAGGGTGTGCCACGCAGTCTGAATCGCGATCCGCTGGGATTGACCGCAGATAATCTGCCTTTTCATGGCGCAGATATCTGGACGTTATATGAATTGTCATGGCTGAATGCGAAAGGTCTGCCACAAGTTGCGGTCGGGCATGTAGAACTGGATTACACTAGCGTCAATCTTATTGAGTCGAAAAGCTTTAAGTTGTATCTCAACAGCTTTAACCAGACGCGCTTTGACAGTTGGGAGGATGTTCGTCAGACGCTGGAGCGTGATCTACGTGCCTGCGCCCAGGGGGAAGTCAGTGTTGCCCTCTATCAACTTGATGAACTGGAAGGGCAACCCATTGCTCACCTGCATGGCACCTGCATTGATAATCAGGATATCGAAATTGATCACTATGATTTCAATGCTGATTATCTGCAAAATGCCACCAGCGGTGAAAAAGTGGTCGAAGAGACGCTGGTCAGCCATCTGCTGAAATCAAACTGCCTTATAACCCACCAGCCTGACTGGGGATCTATTCAAATTCAGTATCGTGGTCGTAAGATTGATCGCGAGAAACTGCTGCGTTATCTGGTCTCTTTCCGCCACCATAACGAGTTCCATGAACAGTGCGTTGAGCGTATTTTCAGCGATATATTGCGCTTATGCCAGCCAGAAGAACTTAGCGTCTATGCCCGTTATACGAGGCGCGGCGGTCTGGATATTAACCCATGGCGCAGCAACTGCAATTTCCAGCCCTCTACCGGGCGTCTGGTTCGTCAGTAA
- the syd gene encoding SecY-interacting protein produces the protein MDELTAQALRDFTTRYCDAWHEKHHSWPLSEELYGVPSPCIISTTSDAVYWQPQPFVGEQNLAAVERAFDIVLQPAIQTFYTTQFAGDMHAQFAEHTLTLLQTWSEDDFRRVQENLIGHLVTQKRLKLSPTLFIATLENELDVISLCNLSGEVCKETLGTRNRQVLAPSLAEFLKQLNPLL, from the coding sequence GTGGACGAATTGACCGCGCAAGCCCTACGAGATTTTACGACCCGTTACTGCGATGCATGGCATGAAAAACACCATAGTTGGCCGCTTAGCGAAGAACTTTATGGTGTTCCGTCACCATGCATTATTTCGACAACCAGCGACGCAGTGTACTGGCAACCACAGCCATTCGTGGGTGAGCAAAATCTTGCCGCCGTTGAGCGCGCTTTTGATATTGTTCTGCAACCGGCAATCCAGACGTTTTACACGACTCAGTTTGCCGGGGATATGCATGCGCAGTTTGCTGAACATACTCTGACATTGCTGCAAACCTGGAGTGAGGATGATTTCAGACGTGTGCAGGAAAATCTTATCGGCCATCTGGTAACACAGAAACGTCTTAAGCTTTCTCCTACGCTATTTATCGCGACGCTGGAGAATGAACTCGACGTGATTTCCCTGTGTAATCTAAGTGGAGAAGTGTGTAAAGAGACTCTCGGAACACGTAATCGTCAGGTTCTTGCGCCATCTCTTGCGGAATTCCTTAAGCAGCTTAATCCTCTCCTGTAA
- a CDS encoding YqcC family protein, whose protein sequence is MMTHEQVRQQLLVLESLLREHQFWQTEAPQAYQFTSTQPFFMDTMEPLEWLQWVLIPRMHALLDSHQPLPDAFAVAPYYEMALENDHPQRELLLAELQKLDALFADDAN, encoded by the coding sequence ATGATGACGCATGAACAAGTGCGCCAGCAGTTGCTCGTCCTGGAGTCGCTGCTGCGTGAACATCAATTCTGGCAAACTGAGGCACCGCAAGCCTATCAGTTTACCAGCACGCAACCGTTCTTTATGGACACGATGGAACCGCTGGAGTGGCTCCAGTGGGTTTTAATCCCACGTATGCACGCTTTGCTGGATAGTCATCAGCCTTTACCTGATGCGTTTGCTGTGGCGCCATACTATGAAATGGCGCTGGAAAACGATCATCCTCAGCGGGAGCTGTTACTGGCAGAGCTGCAAAAGCTCGATGCCTTATTTGCGGATGATGCCAACTGA
- the truC gene encoding tRNA pseudouridine(65) synthase TruC, with amino-acid sequence MLEILYQDEWLVAVNKPSGWLVHRSWLDRDEKVVVMQTVRDQIGQHVFTAHRLDRPTSGVLLMGLSSEAGRLLAQQFEQHQIQKRYHAIVRGWLMEEAVLDYPLVEELDKIADKYAREDKGPQPAVTQYRGLATVEMPVATGRYPTTRYGLVELEPKTGRKHQLRRHLAHLRHPIIGDSKHGDLRQNRSGAEHFGLQRLMLHASQLSLTHPFTGELLTIHAGLDDIWMQALSQFGWRGLLPENERVEFSGPAVQDEEISS; translated from the coding sequence ATGCTGGAAATACTCTACCAGGATGAATGGCTGGTTGCGGTAAATAAACCTTCCGGCTGGCTGGTTCATCGCAGCTGGCTGGATCGCGACGAGAAAGTGGTGGTCATGCAAACCGTTCGTGACCAGATAGGTCAGCATGTTTTTACTGCTCATCGTCTGGACCGTCCAACTTCTGGAGTATTGTTGATGGGATTATCCAGCGAGGCCGGGCGGCTGTTAGCGCAACAGTTTGAACAGCACCAAATCCAGAAACGTTACCATGCGATTGTGCGTGGCTGGCTGATGGAAGAAGCAGTGCTGGATTATCCGCTGGTGGAAGAGCTGGATAAAATCGCCGATAAGTATGCCCGTGAAGATAAAGGCCCACAGCCAGCAGTGACGCAGTATCGCGGTCTGGCGACGGTTGAAATGCCAGTAGCGACCGGACGTTACCCGACCACGCGCTACGGCCTGGTGGAGCTGGAGCCGAAAACCGGACGCAAACATCAGCTTCGCCGACATCTTGCCCATTTGCGTCATCCGATAATTGGTGACAGCAAACATGGCGATTTACGCCAGAATCGCAGCGGTGCTGAACATTTTGGCCTCCAGCGCTTAATGCTACATGCCAGTCAGTTGTCATTGACGCATCCTTTTACTGGCGAGCTGTTGACGATTCATGCCGGGCTGGACGATATCTGGATGCAGGCATTATCACAATTTGGCTGGCGCGGTCTGCTTCCTGAAAATGAAAGGGTTGAGTTCAGTGGGCCAGCAGTCCAGGATGAAGAGATAAGTTCTTAA
- a CDS encoding flavodoxin, with translation MAEIGIFVGTMYGNSLLVAEEAEAILTAQGHTVKVFEDPELADWQPYLNKVALVVTSTTGQGDLPDSIVPLYQGIKDRLGFQPDLRYGVIALGDSSYANFCNGGKMFDALLQDQSAIRVGEMLLIDASENPEPETESNPWVEQWGTLL, from the coding sequence ATGGCGGAAATTGGTATTTTTGTCGGTACGATGTACGGCAATTCACTGTTAGTCGCGGAAGAAGCCGAAGCAATTCTGACCGCGCAAGGTCATACCGTAAAGGTATTTGAAGATCCTGAATTAGCTGACTGGCAACCTTATCTGAATAAAGTTGCTCTGGTAGTGACTTCAACTACCGGGCAGGGTGATCTTCCTGACAGTATTGTGCCGCTCTATCAGGGAATTAAAGACCGACTTGGTTTTCAGCCTGATTTGCGTTACGGCGTAATTGCCCTTGGTGATAGTAGCTATGCCAATTTCTGCAACGGCGGAAAAATGTTCGATGCCCTGCTGCAGGATCAAAGTGCAATACGGGTTGGTGAAATGTTGTTAATTGATGCCAGCGAAAACCCGGAGCCAGAAACGGAATCCAATCCGTGGGTGGAGCAGTGGGGCACGCTGCTTTAA